The DNA segment ATTATGTGCATAGAGAACaatgatttagaaataCCAATGGTATTTTGTTATGCAGGTACAGATGAGAGGTatagttttatatttatcgAATGGTTGAAGTCAGAGATAAATTGTATAATATGGAAGTTAcagtttaataatattcaaatgataGATATCTGTGATACTGCTGTTTCTccaaattcttttaataatggtaattttaataatattgattacAAATTTTACAACGCATTATTCGTTTTTGATCTTAAAACAACtgatgataatttaaagaagatgaattTTGAGGTGCCTGCAAGTAGTTGtagaaaattatttagaTCCAATGAGAAaccttttaaaaattcaattctGCCCTATATTTACGAAGAAACTGGCATCAAGACAGATATCATAcctttaaattcaataactttattaaatcatttaaagaTTACGAAATATAATACTATCACCACTGCATTTTCCATGAGAGATAACATCATCCatacaatattaaaacaagttcaaaattcaaaagaatgATAAGAATATGATTTATTAGCTGCTttgatatttaaataataccgtaataataataataatatatacagTAATGAATATACACGATATGAACTATGTATACTATGCCAAATAATGTGTTAGAAATCTTCATTAGATATCAACATCAAAACTACTTCCACAACCACAGGAGCTTTTCATGTTGCCACCTTTGATCTTAAAAGTTGAACCTATAAGTTCCGTTGTGTAGGTTAAGTAGgttttgtttaatattttcaatgaacTTTTATCTGTTACTATGGCGGCAGAATTAGGAAATTCATAGATTACttttttatcattcaaTGATGACTCTGGGACCTCATCCATGTCAAAATCATCGAACATTTCATCATCAAGCTCATCATCAAGCTCATCAGCATTACTATCAGAATTCTTAGTAACTAAGGGGTCATTTTTACTTGATTTTATAAGATTATCACCAAAGTCTTTCTTAATTAGAGTGAGTTCTTCGAAGGGAATTAATTTTAGATTGTATTGAAAGCCATGACAACCACCACTTTCAACAGATATTTTCAACGATTGTTTAGATTCTTTGAAAATGTCGGCTAATCTTTTTACAGCTCTCTCTGTTACATTGAAATATAAGGTCGAATCTTTATTGATGACGTTCGAAGGCTCCACAAATTTCTCATCTAAATCTGCCTTCAAATTATTGCTTTCGGTACTTTTATTAGGGTCTGATGTTGAAGTTGAGTAAAAACGTATTTTAGGTAATGATTCTTGGAATATCAGTGGGTTTTGGAAGACATGATTTGTTCGCAGTACTTTTGATGCTCCTAATATACCAAATACAGCTTTATTGCTCACAGGATTAGACTTTATATTCATAAACATTTTCTTGATGCAATTAAGGGCAGTTTGTATTGTGTTGAAACGGTTCGGAATAAATTTGCggttaaaatattatgatgtaaaatctttaatgttatttcatatatattactgTTAATCATTAATacatataatttatttaaaactaAATACCTTTTCAGAATCGAATGCGAAACTGTATTACTCATCTGATTAATCTCTTAAATTCCAATATCGAATCACAGTTGGAAGTTTAACTTCCGCTATTAAGAAAAACAGTCACATAAAGTAATTGTAATGAGGCTGGATAAGAAGAAACATAATTATGACAAGTTTTAATGGCTGACGCCGAGGGTTGACAAGTTGTAtcttcatatatatatatatatatataccaacttataataatgttacttatatttatatatcacCACATATCACACAGTCAGGCATCCTGTCGTGAGAAAAACTAATTAAATATGATCCTTGAGATCCATTATAATTTGTGAAGttttctaaattatcaaagTCACTTAAGTCGTAgtatattttcaatagttCATTGCAACATTGACCGGCAATGATTGCATTTGTTGTACATACATTtggaataatttttttcacgATTCCAATAATGTAATTTgtattaaatttcaatggGTCAAGTTCaatattgtatttatttgcTCTTTGGATGCAATGCGATAGCAATGTGTTTTGATCCTCTTCGTTATCATAgttcaaatttttcaactCTACTGAAACCACATACTCTATAATGTGGTCGATATTCCTTGGGTTGTTTATTATAGTACACATTGGAACTGTGAGTTGTGTAAGCGGAAATGTATCTATCGAGCACTCCCAACAAGCAGTAATACCTGGTATAATTGTCTTTGCGTGGCCTTTTAAACCTTCTACACCTCCATCTATAAACGGTATGCACTTTTCGAAATTCGTTGTTCTTGTTAATTCAACCAATTTTTGGTTGATGAATCTGCGTGGTTCAATTGCATCCAAGCCAGaaataacaaaatcaaatttacTTAAGAATCCAATAGGGACCTTAGTCAAATCTTTGTAATGAGCTacaattttcaatttatcttcatttattaactttGGGAAATGTGATTTAATGTAGTTGGCTGCCACTTCAGCTTTTGATTTTCCAATATCGTTTGTAGTGAACAGGAACTGTCGATTCAGGTTAGTCAACTCGATCGTATCATAGTCAATGATATGAATCTCATTGACTATTTCATTAAGCATAACCAGATTTTTCAGCAGTTCGCAACCTAGACCACCGGCCCCTAGTATCAAAACTTTGCATAGCATTCTTTTCAAAACAAGGTCATCACGTCGCTGTACTCGATACATGTCacaatatatacataatagTCTCTAAAacaaaatcttttaaagctgttcattgtttttaatatcaagCCACTGAACATCAACCATCATatcaaatttcaaaataacaAAAGCAAAAGAGCCATTCACACAAATAAGTGGCGGTTAAATTTATATGTTTTATAAGTTTATATGTATCTCAAATAAAGTGCTGACTATACATCTGGATATGTGTGTATATAGGTaaatgtatgtatataattcCTGTTTTCGTAAACGTGAAGAAATAAAAAGCAGATCTTTTGAAATGGCATTGGAAGCGAAACGGTTCATGGAACTATTCAGCCTTGACACCGCCCATACCAGCCTTTTCGGCTTCTTCAATGGATTTCTTATCAGTCTTAGCTTCACCACCCATTGGCCCAAACATAGATGATTGTTTGAATGGTCTCTTCAAATCACCAGTAGCGGCTTTACcaaataaatgaatttgcACTTCATTGTTTTCTAGCGCAGCTTTAACTGGGGAGATCGATTGCATGAATAATGGGTTAGTGTAGTGTAAATAGAAATGCATGAAACCCATCATAGCCAAACCTGAGTAAATGGACTTGATGGATGAATCAATTTGCTTCAAATCATAGTCTTTAACGGTGGTGACTTCCAAAGTTTCGGATTGACCAGTCATTAAACCACCTGGAGCAACGTATTTCATGGTGGTCATGTCATTCTTCTTGACGATCTTGCTTCTTGTGTATTGGTAGATCAAGAAGGTGGCGGCTTGGCAGGAACAGTATAGGATTCTGATGTAGTTAACGATGACAGGATCCTCCATGTCCAATTTCTTAGCCAATTGCATCATGACAAGCATGATGACAATATTAGTAACTTGAGGGTTCATCGTGAGGCGAGTGCGGGTGTGGATTGGTTTTTTTTGGTCTTCTAGAAGCCTGCAACAGTCGTAAGCTTATATGTGTTTGCGAAATGCCAGAGatacacacatatatatacacatcGGTGCATCCACGgccatatatatatatctacaCCGTAACTCGATTTTGCATATGTTGAACAAGAGAGTTTCCAGAAGCATGCAGCTCATGTCCAGAATGAAAGCGATGCTGGGACGATGACGGAAGAAGACAATTTGATGCGTGAACCAGTGGCAAAGATGCAGCGCCGGGTAACAACGTGAAAACGCACCAAGCACGTGATTACAAATTACGAGCACGTGACCACGCCGTTGCAGTCACGTGCTCGAGtgtattttctttttctcgTTTTTTCTCGTTTcttctttcatttttcCCGCCTTCCTCTGTCAAGGCTGTGCGGGATTTGTTCTTGCCTTCCGTACGGGAGCATTTCTTTTTGCTGTCCACAGCCGCTGCTGCGGCTGTCCACTGCGGCGCAGCCGCTCTGCCCCCGGAAAAGAAACGACGGGCGCTGTGATTGCACTGCACCCCCCACATCGCCTACACACAATCCTGCGCACCCACCGCACCTCTCGTCGCCGTCCCTTGAGTGGATTAAGCGAAGCTGCAATTTTTCATCCCGGCGCCATGGTTGCTAATTACTTGTCCTCTTCTTGTCACTAGCAATGCTATTTCTTTGTATGAATCAGCGAAAATACAGGAAttttgcgatgagatgagatgtATAATTCTTCGATGAGACATTAAACAGACCATTGTTCGGTCTCAGGTAAGCAAAGATTTTTAGTGATGTGCTATCTATCGTATATATTGTATCTTATGTgcacatatataaaagGAGCTGTTTGAGTGCCATCTGGTCATCTCggtttttattgtttttatcaCGTTATCAACTCAAAACTTGTATCACATCCTCCCACACACGCATACATACACTTCAGGACTGTTGCTTTACCATGATTCACGACAGTTTTCATGCAAAGAGAAACATCCCAGTCAACGAGATCAAATCAAAGAATCGAAACGGTTCGAAGGAAATCGATGTCATTTCTCATAACCATAGTTACTTGAAATTAAACCATCTGTCATCATCCCTATCGTTGGTTGTGGCTGCTGCCAATGATGTCGAACCAGCGAGTCTTTCCGATCAGAATGATAGCActatatcaaaaatagaTAGCTGTACAATGTTGCAGACTGCGTCCCCCCCACAGACTGCTACTTCCCAGCACAGAGTTTCGAACAGCGGCACTGCCaggaaaaaatatatacacgGGGATACCTCAAATTACACGTGCTCAGTTCCTTCACCTACGTTATCAAAACATCTTCACACTGATTATCTGAGGCAAAACATGGTGTTTAAAGGCCATCAGATATCAGGCTATAAAAGTTACGAAGTGGTCATAGAGCTAAGCAATGTCTTGCTCCCTACTCGCGACTCGCTGGGTGGTGCTACTGAGCCGCATATCACCGGCTCTCttacaataaaaaatttaactgCTGTGAACCCAGAAATTACCACATACTTCGACTCATATGTAGTCACTTCGAATAGCGAGTGCGACGCGAGTTTCGGGTTCTTGTCTTCAGATTGGGTCAAGAATAGCAAGATAGATTTGCTATCGGATGAATCGTTGGCTAGTTTTCTATCAGATGATGCAAATGATTATGAGCATTGGTCAAATTTTCACAATTACAGACATGTGATAAGAGCTTCTTACAACGAATACGAGAGTAATAGTAGATTTCATAAACATGATGGAGATTCAAGCACCGGCAAGAAAGGCATCTCCTCTTGTTCAGTTCGGGATTCTATGAACGTCGACGACTATCTAAACGGGAGGATACCCTTAAACATAGACAACTATAGAAACCAAAGGTTTATATTTATGAGATGGAAGGAAAGGTTCTTACTTCCATCCTCAGTTCAGCCAGATGACACGGAGGACTCTTTCAATTATGCATCTAATATAAGAGGCGCAAATTTCGACGGCTACTATTATGTAGTGCACGACCAGTTGAACGGTAGTATCAAGGGTTTCTACTACCATCCAAAGGCAACAAAATTCCAGCAACTAGAGTTATATCCAGTTGATCAGAAAAACATTCATAAGTTGACGTCAAATTATTCCTTTAATTAAGCACATCACCTTCGTGCATCCgcatatatacatatatagaGAGTTTACTAATTCATAGACATTTCGCATCTGATTTCTGCAAACATGCAATTAATCTTGTAACATCTGGCATTACTAAGTACAGGTGTGTGAAATACTTCGACCATTCaacatttatttataagaCATTTTTACTCTTCTCTTTCCATACTCTTTTGCAGTCTATGTGATATCCCGCAACGGCTCTGGGATCcatattcaattttgaaatttgaagatattatataattgaaaagttaatgataaaatgaacaataataaaatataggtccaatattgttatttgttatttaaaattatatcataTATCATTTCTTGTGCTACTGCAAGTACTTAAATAGAACAACAATACACTAACATGGCTTTAAATAACACAAAGAGAGCTGATTTAGCAGTGAAGTATGTGGAGTAACctcaaattattttttctaatgTTACAACATAATCAATTAACTTCGTTTACtaactttatttataatattactctattgatttattttattgaagatATAAACATGTCCCATTACCAAGTGATAGTGTGGCTTTATCCCAAGGTATGTCAGGTATGGTCAACCAGTCTATGCCAATGGTTGCAATGtttttaagaaataaattcGTTGGTTGGTTTGCATTGATTCAATCCttccattattatttaaaca comes from the Tetrapisispora phaffii CBS 4417 chromosome 1, complete genome genome and includes:
- the ISA2 gene encoding Isa2p (similar to Saccharomyces cerevisiae ISA2 (YPR067W); ancestral locus Anc_3.357), with protein sequence MFMNIKSNPVSNKAVFGILGASKVLRTNHVFQNPLIFQESLPKIRFYSTSTSDPNKSTESNNLKADLDEKFVEPSNVINKDSTLYFNVTERAVKRLADIFKESKQSLKISVESGGCHGFQYNLKLIPFEELTLIKKDFGDNLIKSSKNDPLVTKNSDSNADELDDELDDEMFDDFDMDEVPESSLNDKKVIYEFPNSAAIVTDKSSLKILNKTYLTYTTELIGSTFKIKGGNMKSSCGCGSSFDVDI
- the SND3 gene encoding Snd3p (similar to Saccharomyces cerevisiae PHO88 (YBR106W); ancestral locus Anc_3.355) translates to MNPQVTNIVIMLVMMQLAKKLDMEDPVIVNYIRILYCSCQAATFLIYQYTRSKIVKKNDMTTMKYVAPGGLMTGQSETLEVTTVKDYDLKQIDSSIKSIYSGLAMMGFMHFYLHYTNPLFMQSISPVKAALENNEVQIHLFGKAATGDLKRPFKQSSMFGPMGGEAKTDKKSIEEAEKAGMGGVKAE
- the IML3 gene encoding Iml3p (similar to Saccharomyces cerevisiae IML3 (YBR107C); ancestral locus Anc_3.358), whose amino-acid sequence is MPYAWSFYAVDKYINLEEHYNELEKLFRNSLNIYKNVIEEDQDLNSSTKNTYSCFELEYEVIGDGRFKIMCIENNDLEIPMVFCYAGTDERYSFIFIEWLKSEINCIIWKLQFNNIQMIDICDTAVSPNSFNNGNFNNIDYKFYNALFVFDLKTTDDNLKKMNFEVPASSCRKLFRSNEKPFKNSILPYIYEETGIKTDIIPLNSITLLNHLKITKYNTITTAFSMRDNIIHTILKQVQNSKE
- the VID24 gene encoding glucose-induced degradation complex subunit VID24 (similar to Saccharomyces cerevisiae VID24 (YBR105C); ancestral locus Anc_3.353); amino-acid sequence: MIHDSFHAKRNIPVNEIKSKNRNGSKEIDVISHNHSYLKLNHLSSSLSLVVAAANDVEPASLSDQNDSTISKIDSCTMLQTASPPQTATSQHRVSNSGTARKKYIHGDTSNYTCSVPSPTLSKHLHTDYLRQNMVFKGHQISGYKSYEVVIELSNVLLPTRDSLGGATEPHITGSLTIKNLTAVNPEITTYFDSYVVTSNSECDASFGFLSSDWVKNSKIDLLSDESLASFLSDDANDYEHWSNFHNYRHVIRASYNEYESNSRFHKHDGDSSTGKKGISSCSVRDSMNVDDYLNGRIPLNIDNYRNQRFIFMRWKERFLLPSSVQPDDTEDSFNYASNIRGANFDGYYYVVHDQLNGSIKGFYYHPKATKFQQLELYPVDQKNIHKLTSNYSFN
- the UBA3 gene encoding NEDD8-activating protein UBA3 (similar to Saccharomyces cerevisiae UBA3 (YPR066W); ancestral locus Anc_3.356) is translated as MLCKVLILGAGGLGCELLKNLVMLNEIVNEIHIIDYDTIELTNLNRQFLFTTNDIGKSKAEVAANYIKSHFPKLINEDKLKIVAHYKDLTKVPIGFLSKFDFVISGLDAIEPRRFINQKLVELTRTTNFEKCIPFIDGGVEGLKGHAKTIIPGITACWECSIDTFPLTQLTVPMCTIINNPRNIDHIIEYVVSVELKNLNYDNEEDQNTLLSHCIQRANKYNIELDPLKFNTNYIIGIVKKIIPNVCTTNAIIAGQCCNELLKIYYDLSDFDNLENFTNYNGSQGSYLISFSHDRMPDCVICGDI